DNA sequence from the Thiosulfativibrio zosterae genome:
ATTGGTTTGTTGTGGATTGGATTTTTTAGTGGCTTGAATAATGTGATTAATGCGTAAGGTTAAACTGTTACCCAATAACCAGGCAATCAATGAACCAATCAAAATGGCCAAAAATGCATAAATAAATCCTTCGCGGGTAATTACTTGTAAGTTTTGATGTAAATCTTGGTTGTTGATAGCCACCCTAGCCCAAGCCAGATTATTGTTTTTAATACTGATTTGAGAAGCCACATCAATAATTTGTTCGTTATTTAATACAATGGTTTGGGGTTGGGTAGACCCTAAAAAATCAATGCTGGTTTGGTCAGATAAATAAAGCCCTACTTTTGTTTTATCGGTATGCGCCAAGATTTTACCTTGAATATTTACAATCATGGCATAGGCTAAATTGGGATGATTTTTTTGGGTTTGTAAAATCCCCTCTAACCCAGCTAGGTTGCTGGATAAGGTCCATTCTAAACTATTGTAGGCCAGGGTTTTAGATAGGGTAAGCGCGTGTTCAGTGGCTTGTTTTAATAAGAACTTGCGTTCCTTTGACACCATATCAAATATAAAAACACTCATCAGCAAAGCGTTTACCAAGGCAATGCTTAATATAAGTTTGTATTTAATAGAGTTGGGCCAAAGCCACTGAAAAATAGTCAAAAGGTTAATCTCTGCTGGTTTTATCTAAAAGCGAATTATCGCCCAGGGTTTTTCTAAACTTTTCTATAAAATCTGCCACAGGTGCATAGGTTTCATTATTGGCTTGGTAAATTTTTTGCAGATTCATTCTTTCTAAAAGAGCCTCACCTTCTGGTGTTTGGTCTAGGTTGGCTAATAAGTGTTGTACCCTTAAAGCCAATTCGGCTGGCACTGTAACCGTGTGGTACATAAAACTATTATTAGGCAAAGTATCGGTTTCTGCAAAAATTTCTAATTGATTGGCTATCTCTGGCTGCTGTTTTTCAAGTTCTAACCAAGGCACTGGCCAGGTGGCTGAAGCAATGGTTTGTCCGGTATAAACATTTAAAATACTAGACTCCTGTGAGCCTACATAGAGTGTTTTGGTGTCATTTTGAATATCTAATCCATGAGTGACTAGGTAGTATTGCGGCATCATGGTTGCAGCCAAAGCCGTGGGTGCAGGGTAGGCAATCGATTTGCCTTTTAGCTGATTAATATCGGTAATATTTTGGTCTTTTCTGACCAAAATAATGCCTTTAAATAAATCATTTGACCCCATTTGATTAATCACTTTGTAGCGTTTTTTAATGGCATTTAAAGTTTGATAGGGATTTGGCAGTAAAAAATCTAAGGATTCCTTGGCAATTTTTTGGTCATAACTGGGGTAATCTTTAGAGGCTTGAATACGGAATTGGGCGTTACTAATGTGTTGTGTTAAATAATCGGCTAAAGGATTAAACACTTCATAAAGTTTGCTGGGATTATGAAGCGGATGAACGCCAATAATATAAGTTTTGGTGATTTGATTGATGGGGGTTTGGCTGTATTGTGGCTGATAAGGTGGCAATTCATCGCCACAGCCCACTAAACCGAGCAGCAGGATAAATGGGAACAGCCATTTTAAGTAAAGCACCCTACTGACCATCCATGTCTCCAAAGTTTAAAAATTTAAGGTTTCTTCTTCGCTGATAAAATTAGCGTTAAACCCTAAAGATTGTCTCACCGAGCGTTTAAATAACAGTTTGTTTTGTACGGGTAAAGGTAAATCAGTAAATCGAATGAGGTTTTTCGCCATCATTAAATCCAACATATCTTCGATCACCCGCACCATATCCAAATCGAGTTTTTCTAAAATCTTTTTAACCAAGGCATCATTTTGAGCATTGTCTAAAAACATTTTTAATTCAGGATCAAACAAATTCACTTCTTCTAACCCATCAGCGGGACTGAAATAAATATTGGCAATCGACCCTTCAGCAGAACGCTTGATATAAATCATACTGAATTTCTCTTATTTTTATATGCAATTCTACATAAAAAATAACCAGGCCTGGTTAAAAAAACCGCTAAAAATTGATTTTTAGGCGGTTTTTAAAGGATTTTTAAATAGGTTTAAAAAATTAAAGCTTAAATGCTTTAACCACCTGTTCCAAATTTTGAGCCGATTCTGATACCGCATTGATTTGTTGTACGGTGCGCTGAATCATTTGCGTGTTGTGTTGACTGATATTTTCAGCCTGAGAGACCGCTTGGGTAATGTTTTGCGCCGATTGACTTTGTTCAATACTGGCTTGGTTAATGGAATTGACCGATTGCTGGAGCGTTTCGACTTTTTGTTTAACCTGTTCTAAAGAGTGATTGACATGGTTAACCAACTCTACCCCATTATTGACCTTTTCATTAGAGTTAGAAATAAGCGTTGATATTTCTTTCGCCGCATCTGCCGACTTACCAGCCAGATTTCTCACCTCGCCGGCAACCACGGCAAACCCTCTGCCCTGTTCGCCCGCTCTAGCCGCTTCTACCGCAGCGTTAAGCGCCAAAAGATTGGTTTGGAAAGCAATGCTGTCAATCAGATTAATAATATCGACAATTTTGCCTGATGATTCTTTTATGTCATCCATTGCTGACACCATGCGTTGCATCACCGCCATCCCTTCATTTAAAGCGGTGACCTGCTCATCGGTAATTTGGGTGGCTTTGCTGGTGTTTTGGGTGTTAGAGCGAATTTTGTCGGTGGTGTCTTCCACGGCTTGTAAAGTGCTGTGCAGGGTTTGAGATTGTTGATTGGAGCTTTGTTCTACCGATTCAGAATCTTCACGCACCTGAACAATTTGTTGCTGAATATGGGTTGAAGCCTGAGAGACTTCGCTGATTAATCTGGCTAAATTATCCAAGGAACCATTTAAAGAGGTTTTAACTTGGTTGAGTTCACCCTCATAGTGACCTTTAATTTTTACCGACAAGTTTCCTTGCGCCAAGTTGTCAGACACTGTGCCCATTTCTTTCATATAAGCTTGTAGTCTATCTAAAGTGGCATGCACACTGTCTTTAAGTTTGCTTAGGTCACCTTCAAAACCTTCAATGGGTAAGCGTTCGCCAAAATTCCCTTTGGCCACTTGCGCCATTAAAGAGCTCACAGCCATAACCGCTACATTGAGTTTTTGGCTGGTTTCTTCGGTCACTTTTTGTTGTTTAGCCACTTGCGCTTGGGCGGCTTCTGCTTCAATGACTTTGCTGTCGGCAATGGCTTTTTGTTGGTCCAGTTCATTGAGTTTGATTTCTAAATCGACACTGGCTGCATGCGCTTTGCGCGAGGCTTGGCGAATTTGCAGCATCAAAATGGCCACCAACACCAACATGGCAATCACCAAAACAATCAGCGTGTTAGACAGAGTTTCGATGAAACGGTTAACTTTAAAATATTCACCACTGTAAAACTCACGCGAGTCTTTGATGGCTTTTTCAATATTGGAAGAGCTGATGTTGTCTAAAATTTTATGGACTTTGGGTTGATACTCCATAATCAGACTGATGTGGGTTTTAAGAATGGTGTAATCAGATTCTGAAATGTTTTGCTTATAGCGTTTAATGCTGTTGAGTGTTACAAAAATATCTTGGGTTTTGACCGCTTCGTTACCCGACATATATTGAAACATTTGCGCCTCTAAATAGGCTAACAATTGTTTCATCAGCATGTTTTGTTCGGAAACTTTATGAATTCGAATCAACTCGGGTAAATAAGCTCTTGAGTTGCTCAGTAAAGAGTTGGCACGCATAAACTCCAAAACATAAGTATCGAGTTGGTTAGCGTCTTTAATGACTTCATTATTTTTTTCTAATAAAACTTGTTTTGCACGCGCATCCAAAAACTCGGGAACATAAACTAAAGCATTAGAATAACGCTTAAGTTTTACTAAGTTGGCTTGTAAGAAATCATAGTGCCCTACGCCACCGCGCCCAGATTTGAAAGCATTTTCAGAGGTTCTTAAAAAGTAGTTTTCCAACTTAGAATAACCATTCATATAGGCTTCATGGTGGGTTTCATTGATGTTGGGTTTTATGGCAATAATGCTGATGACCCCAATAATAATGGCGACAATTAAAGTCATTAACAGAGTGTTTGCAGTGTTTTTCATAGGAAGACCTTAAGCGCGTTATTCTTTAGGAGGCAGCATGGCTTGAGTTTCAAGCTTGCCTGTCAGAGAGGTTAAGAAATCTGCAATTAATGCACGATCTTTATCCGGAATTTTACGACCCAATTGATTAAGTCCCATAATTTTGATGGCGTCATCCAAAGTTTTAGCACCGGCATTGTGAAAGTAAGGTCCAGTAACTTCAATATTGCGCAGCGAGGGCACTTTAAATACATTTTTATCGGTTTCTTTTTTCGTTAAGTTAAACAGACCTTTGTCGACTTGTCTTTCGTTCTTTTCAGAGAAGTAAGCTTCTAGAGCGCCAAATTTTTGCATCATATTGCCGCCAAAATTCACGCCCTGGTGGCAAGCCACACAGCCATAACTTTGAAACAATTGATAACCTTTGGCTTGATTAGCGCTCAGGGCATTGTCATTCCCTTTTAAATAAGCGTCAATCGGTGCGGGTGTAATCAGGCTTCGTTCAAATTCGGCAATGGCATCTGTGATGGTATAAACCGAAATGCCTTGTTCTGGATAGAGATTGCCAAATAGGTTTTGATAGGTTTTAACCGCTTGAATATTCTTAACCACCTGTGGCCATTCTGCGCCCATTTCGCCAGGGTTGGCAACAGGGCCTTCGGCTTGGTTTCTGAGGTTGGCAGCACGACCATCCCAAAATTGTTTAAAGTTAAAACCAGAATTCAAAACGGTTGGGGTATTAATTGGGCCCAGTTGACCATTTATACCTAAGGCGACCGGCATATTATCGTCACCGCCTATGGCCAGTCCGTGACAGCTTGCACAGGTTAGTTTGCCATTACCCGATAAACGGGTATCGTGATACAGCATATTGCCCAGAGCAACTTTTTCGGAATTTAAGTTAAGGTCTTTTAAATCAGGAAGGGGTTGGTTGTATTTGGTTCTGGCGGTATTGACCGCATAGGTCATTAAATAGGGTTCTTCGGCAGTTTTTTGGTAATCAACAAATGCGGATTCTGTTTTTTGACAACTGATGAGTCCTTGCATGGCTAAAAGAACCACACCAACTCTGAATAGCGGGTATTTCATGCTGAATTTCCTTGTTTTATACACGACTATTCATTATAGCTAAGCTATTCATGATTTAGTAATCCTCTTCATTAATCTTCTTTATCAAACAACTCAATAAAGTTTAAGGTTGATAGATTATAAAAAGGCAGAAAAAAAGGAAAACAGCCAACAACTAGGGCATTGGCTGGATAAAACGATTCATTAAAATAAGGGAATAATGATATTGATTGCGTTAATCTTCAATTTCAGACAGTACATTGCCAAGCAATTTAGTGAGCTGATCATTCTCTGAATAATCCACTGGGCAATCAATCACGGTGACGGTATTGGCCTTAAGTGCTTTTTGCAATTCAGGTAACAGTTGCTTAGCTTCGGTGATGCGCACACCGATGGCACCAAACGATTGTGCGTAGGTTACAAAGTCGGGATTTTTAAAATCTATAAAAGCGGAGCGACCAAAACGGCGTTTTTGTTTCCATTCAATCAGCCCATATTGGCTGTCATTCCAAATCAAAATCACTATCGGTGTTTGGCAACGCAAGGCGGTTTCAATTTCTTGTGAGTTCATCATAAACCCTGCGTCACCGGTGACTGCGACCACGCCTTTGTCAGGGTAAGCCAGTTTGGCAGCCACCGCACCTGGCACAGCGATGCCCATGCCGGCAAAACCGTTGGAAATAATGCAGGTATTGGGTTCATCACATCTAAAAAGGCGCGCCATCCACATTTTATGCGCCCCAACATCGCTGATGGCAATGTCGGCTTTTTTCATGGCAGTGCGCAAATCCCAAATAATTTTTTGCGGTAACATCGGCCATGCATCACTGTTAGCGCAACGATTCATTTCTGCAATCATGGCATCCCGCAACGGGAACTCTGTAAAAGAGGGCGCAATGGGCTCTTCAATCATCTCGCCTAAGGCAACCAAATTGCGTCCAATATTGCCGATCAATTCCACCGCGGGAATATAGCTGTTGTCCACCTCGGATTTTTTGGTGTCTATGTGAATAATGGTGTGCGAGCGACTCGGGTTCCATAAATGTGGGTGATATTCCACCATATCAAAGCCCACGCAAATCACCACATCAGCTTGTTTAAAACCGCCATTTTCATAGTCGCCCTTTTGCAAACCTGCGGTGCCCATGGCCATCGAGTTTTTAAAGAAAGGGATAATGCCCTTGGCCATAAAAGTATTCACCACCGGAATCGCATGGCGTTGGGTAAAGGCCAAAATATCTTCACGGGCATGAGCGCGCACGGCGCCATTACCCGCCAATATCAATGGATATTTGGCATTTTTAATCAGGTCGGCGGCTTGTTTAAGGAGGTCAGCGTCTGCCATGGTGAGTCGATTAGCACTGGTGGGTAACGGCAGTTCATCCGAATCCATTTCCGCAATATTTTCGGGGAAGTCGATAAAGGTAGCACCGGGTTTTTCGGCTTCGGCGAGTTTAAAGGCTTTACGCACCACTTCAGGAATGGTTTCGGGTTCGAGAATTTGGGTGGCGTATTTGGTGATGGGTTTGAACATACTCACCAAATCGACCACCTGATGCGACTCTTTGTGCAAGCGCGTGGTGGCCGCTTGTCCGGCAATGGCCACCAAAGGGGCATTGTCCATATTGGCATCAGCCACACCGGTGACCAAATTGGTGGCACCTGGGCCTAGGGTTGACATACACACGCCCGCTTTACCAGTTAAACGCCCGTAAACATCCGCCATAAAGGCCGCGCCCTGTTCGTGACGGGTGGTGATGAATTGAATGTTAGAGTCTAAGAGGGCATCCATAATGTCGAGATTTTCCTCACCAGGAATCCCAAAAATATATTCGACCCCTTCATTTTCTAAACATTTCACAAACAATTTGGCAGCTTTCATAGCAGACTCTCAATCAGCCCCAAAAGGCTTTAAATTTAAACAAAAAATGACCAGGCCTGGTCATTTTTGGGAGGTTTTTGAACAAAATTTAGGTTTATTGTTCGGTTAAATGATTCACTAAAGTCCACAATTTATCACGACTACCTGCCGTGCCAACATCGGTGCGATATTTACCATTCACAACCACCGCTGGCACCCCATCTATTCCAGAACGGGCAGTAATGTCTTGGGCACGGCGCAGATATTGTTCCACTTTAAAGCTGTCAAAAGTATCTTTAAAATCTTGTTCTTTAACGCCAAATTGGGTAAAAAACTTGGCAATGCTGTCAACATCAAACAGTTTTTTGTGGTCACGATGTAAGGCATCAAAATAAGCACGATGGGATTTTTCTAACACGCCTAAAACTTTGGCAGTGTAAAACACCTTGGCCATAAAAATCCAGTTAGGGCTGTTAAACACCGCAGGCACCTGTTCAAAATTGACATCGGCAGGTTTGGTTTTTACCCAAGCTTCTAGGCTGTCTTCTAGATGATAGCAGTGCGGACAATGGTAGCCAAAAATCTCAATCACCGACTTTTTGGCGGGGGCAATATCAATGGGCATATCGGTTTTACGATATTCTGTGCCTTCTTGATAACCCAAATTATCCGCTGCTTGAGCAAAGCCCGCAAAGAAAACCGATAAAAATACAATCGAGAGTAACTTTTTCATGATCAAAGTGTTCCGTAAGAATGTAAACCGGATAAGAACATATTTACCCCTAAGAACGCAAAGGTGGTAATGAGTAGACCCACAAATGCCCACCAAGCCATAGGCGTGCCACGCCAGCCTTTAGACATTCTAATGTGTAACCAAGCCGCATAGTTTAACCAAACAATCAACGCCCAAGTTTCTTTAGGGTCCCAAGACCAGTAACCGCCCCAAGCTTCGGCTGCCCACATAGCGCCTAACACGGTCGCAATGGTGAAGAAGGCAAAACCCAGCGCAATGGATTTGTACATCAAGTCATCCATTTTTTCCAAAGTAGGCATTTTGGTTAGGAAAGCGCTATTGGGGTTGGTGCGTTTTACCTTGTCGGTAATTAAGTAAGCAACCCCCACCATGGCAGCGATTGAGAAGGTGCCATAACCCACAAAGTTAGCAGGCACATGTATTTTCATCCAATAGCTTTTCAATGCAGGCACTAAAGGTTGAATCACATGAGCGCCCTTATCAAAGGTGTACCAAAGAATAAAAGCCACGGCCGCACTGATTACCAGTAACACAAATCCACCCATGGCACGGGTGTTCATTTTTTGTTCGTAGTACAAGTATAGTAGGGCGGTGATGACCACAAACAACACAAACACTTCATACAAGCTGCTCACCGGAATATGGCCATAATCAAAGTTGATTAAATAAGACTCTCTCCAACGCACCAGCATGCCAACTAAGCCAAATACAGAAGCCGCCCAGGTGAGGGTGGTAGCGACTTTCCCTGTGTATTCAGAACCTTGATATAGGGCCAAGAAATAGGTCGCTGTGGCCAATACAAAAAGGGCATTCATCCACATAATTGCCGATTGGCTAGACACTAAAAACTTTAAGAAAAAAGCGGTTTCATTGGCAGTAATTTGATTGTTATGACTACTGTAAGTCCAAAGGGCTAACAAAGTCAGGCCGGCTACCCAATACATCAGCGGTTGAATACTGGTCCACATTCTACCTAAAGCGATTAAGCCAATGCCTGTACCAATCAAAATACCCACTTCATAAATATCCATATACTGACGATAGTCAATCCAAGCCACAAATGTGGCGATGGCTACCAGAAGAATCCACAGCCCATCCTTGATTGAGATGGGTAGTGGCTTTTTGCTCACTCCCTGAGCGTCTAGCGTTGGATTAGTTGAACTCATGATGCACTCCCTGAGTGGTTAGTTTTGGGTGAAAATTGGGTTTGATATAACTCGACCAAGTTTTGAAATTCCACAGCGGTTTCAGGTAAATCTTTGGTGTCTTTGGCGGCCAGCGTTACTTCTTTGGTGATGCTTGAAAAGGCTATCCAAACCCGCTTTTGACGCACATAGAACAAGAAGAACACCCCAATAATAAGTAGGGTGCTACCAAAATACACCACATCTTTCCCTGGTGACTTAGTGATTTGTAAACCCGTGGACTGAATTTGCTTAAAGGATTTCATTTCAACATACATCGGTGGGCCATAATTAGGCAAACCACTGATGGCGGTAATGGCATCTTCAAACCATTTTTGGTCAAACTCATTCACCTCAACAGTCTCTTCGGTTTTGTTATATTCTTTGGCCAAAATATCCACATACAAAGTCTGCAACGCCATACTGGCTTGCGCAAAATAAAACTCAGATACTTTTTGCTGTTCTTCTTTAGGGACGGTTTTTTCAATAAAATCATTGATACCGTTAAAGCCTCTTTGGCGGAACAGGGTGGTGAGCTGTTGCATTAAACGCAGTTGTAGCTCATAAGTTTTATCATCAACGCCAGCTTCTTGTGGCAGGGCTTGTTTAAAAACAGACACCATTTCATTGCTGTTGTTCATTAAAGCCAAAAACTTAAAGAAACGCGCTTTGGTTTTTTTGACATCCGCCGGAATAAATAAATAACGGAAAGGTTCAGCTGGGGTATTACGCATACCCGTCATAAAAAACCATCGGCCATCTTGTAGGTTGGGCGACATATAGTTTTCATATTCCCAGGCCTTACCTTTTTCATCGCGCACTTTAAAAATGATGGTCGGCCCATTGTTATGCACTTTTTTACCGGTTTCAGCCTGTTCTTCTTCAGTGGTGGGGACGATGTTAAACATTTTAAAATCGTTTAATTCCAACTTAAATTTGCCCACTGGCGTATTTAAAGGCTCAATACGATCGACCGCTGTGTCTAGGGTTAAAGGGTTTTCGGTGGGTGACATGAGCGGATGCACTTGCAAATTAAGCAAAGAACCACCGTCGCCAAACGAAGACTGGTAAATGGCATAGTTTTTATAATACAGAGGGTGGTTGACCGCTATGGTGGTTTCAATGGGTGCTTCTAAGTCGGGTGCTTTTAAAATAATGTCCGATTCGAAAGACTTAGGCATACCCGTGTCGTAATGTTCAATACGGAAGTCTTTTACGGTGATTTCGAAAGGCAGTTTTTGCACTAAAAATCCGCGTTCATAAGGCAAAAATAACACATCGGACTTACGACCCTCAGGGATATTAACCGAACCACGGAAAGAGAAGTTTTCTGGGCCTAACCAAGATTGTTGGGGAATTTTATCTAAGCCGACCACACGGGTTTCTGGCGCTAAATCACCGGTTAATTCACGATATTTCAACAGTAGATTACTGTCTAGCAAACCGCCTAAACAAATAATAATAATAGAAATATGGGTAAAAAAGTAACCTAAGCGATTCCAACGACCCTTCATCCCCGCAACGGTAATGCCGTCTTCTCGGGTGTGAATTTTGGTTTTATAACCTTGTGACTCTAAAAGCGATTTTACACCCTGCGCATCAAAAGATTCGCCAGGCAAACTGGTGTGATGAGGCTGATGTTTGTAGGCGTTGATGGATAGGGTTTCGCCAAACTTTTTAATGTCTTGCCAAAAAGTAGGGGTGTTGCGGGTTACACAAGTGGCGGTAGACACCAACAAAAACAACAAAACCAACACAAACCAAGCTGCGCCATAAACATGAAATAACCCCAAGCTATCAAAAACTTGAGTCCAAAAGGGGCCAAATTTGATGATGTAGTCTTGAAAATTCTCATTTTGTTTAAGAATGGTGCCAATAATGGATGCAATCGCCAACATCATTAACAGCGTCACCGCCAAGTTCATAGAGCCTAAAAACTGCACAAAAGGGCTGTTGCTTTTGGGCGCCTTAGCAGGCGTTTCGGGCATTTGAGAAGTGGGCGTGTTTTGGTTGGTTGCCATAGCTTTAGTTTCTACTGTGTTGATATTTAAGCGCATCCATTGCGCAGAAAATTTAGGGCCGAAAAAAGATTGTAAAGTATAACCTCAAAGCAAAGATTGATAAAGGATGAAACCCAATACCTGAGTCAATTAATAGGTTATTAGTGTAACAAAGTTTTAGACAGGGTGTGTGTGGTATAATTTGCGCCATTATTTTTACAGTCACAACAATACGTTAGCTCAAGTTAACAATGGATTCCGTCATGCAACACCCGCTATTTCAACAAGCCACCTATTTAAAATCTGCCCCAAACCTGGGTTCTTGCCCAGAAGATGTGGGTTACGAAGTGGCCTTTGCTGGGCGTTCTAATGCCGGAAAATCCAGCGCTTTAAATGTGATTACCTCACAAAAATCCCTAGCCAGAACCAGTAAAACGCCTGGTCGCACCCAGTTGATTAACTTTTTTACCTGCGATGAAGAGCGCAGCTTGGTGGATTTACCGGGTTATGGTTTTGCCAAAGTGAACATTAATGTTAAAAAAGCTTGGGAAGCGGGCTTGGCAGAATACATTGAAAAACGCACCGCGTTGAAAGGATTAATCTTATTGATGGATTGTCGACTGCCGCCGACTGACATAGATATAGTGATGTTAGATTGGACTAAAGCGCTCGATTTACCGGTGCATGTGTTACTGACCAAAGCCGATAAACTCAGTAAAAATCAAGCACAAGCCAGCCTATTTAAATTGCAAGCGATGCTTAAAGAACAATATCCACATGCCACTGCCCAGCTGTTTTCATCGTTAAAACGCCAAGGATTAGACCAGGCCTGGGCAAAATTAGAGGGCTGGATGAATTATGAACGCCCTGTTAAAGTCAAAGCAGACTAAATAGTACCCCAAGGTTTTTAATTTAACAGGGTAAGGATTGCGACGGAAAGGGGCGAAGGCTTTAGCCTTCTTCTTTAAAAGTTGCGCGCTTATCAGCAGGCTAAAGCCTGCGCCCCAGGTTTTGCGACTTAAACGGGCGAAGGCTTCAGCCTTCTTCTTTAAAAGTTGCACAAATTTCAGCAGACTAAAGTCTGCGCCCCAGGTTTTGCGACTTAAAGGGGCGAAGGCTTCAGCCTTCTTCTTTAAAACTTGCACAAATCTTGGCAGGCTAAAGCCTGCGCCCCAAGTATTGCGACTTAAAGGGGCGAAGGCTTCAGCCTTCCTCTTTAAAACTTGCACAAATCTTGGCAGGCTAAAGCCTGCGCCCCAGGTTTTACGACTCAAAGGGGCAAAGGCTTTAGCCTTCTTTTTTCAAAGTTGCACAAATTTCAGCAGGCTAAAGCCTGCGCCCCAGGTTTTACGACTCAAAGAGGCAAAGGCTTCAGCCTTCTTTTTTCAAACTAGCACAATTCTTGGCAGGCTAAAGCCTGCGCCCCAGGTTTTGCGACTTAAAGGGGCGAAGGCTTCAGCCTTCTTTTTTCAAACTTGCACAAATTTCAGCAGACTAAAGTCTGCGCTCAGGTTTTAACTTAAAGGGGCGAAGGCTTTAGCCTTCAATCTTTAAGCTTTAAATAACACCACTCGATTACGGCCTGATGTTTTGGCTTGATATAAAGCAACATCGGCTTGCTCTAGCCAGTCTTCTAAACTTTGTGCGGCTTGAAGTTGTGCCACCCCAAAACTGGCGGTGCGATGGCCAACGGTTTCAAAGGTGTGATGTTCGATGCGTTTGCGAATTTTTTCCGCCAGTTGAAAAGCGCCTTCGGCATCGGTTTCTGGGCAAACAATTAAAAACTCTTCTCCGCCCCAGCGCGCTAAAAAGTCTGACTTGCTGATATTTTGGTCTAACAACTGCGCAAATTCTTTTAAAACGCTGTCGCCGGTTAAATGACCATAGTCATCATTCACGCGTTTAAAATGATCTATGTCGCCAAAAATCAAACTGATTTCTGGGTTTTCAGAGTTGGATTGTTGACGATTTTTAAAGATTTTTTCCAGTAGTTGATTGAGCTTTTTGCGGTTATACAAGCCCGTTAATTCATCGGTTTCTGCACTTTTTATCAAACTATTTCTGTCGTCAATGTTTTCAAAAAACACCAAATAAGCCAACAACTCTTTATTGGCGCTGAAATCGGGCACAAAATTCAATTCAAAATCATGCAGTCTGCCTTGGGTAAATAAAGACACTTCGTGTTTAAATTCTTGATGTTCAATACTTTGCCAAAACAATGCAATCTGCTCACGAGAAAACCCATTGGCTAACAATAAAATTTCGATTGGGTTGTTTGAAAAATCAGGGTCAGTGTTGTCGCACAGCAGATTAAAAGTTGAACTGGCATGCAGCAGGGTTTTGCTTTGGGCATCAATTTTGATGTAAGCGGCATACTCATCAATAATTTCTAATAGGTGGGCATTTTTCTCCAACTCAAATTGCAGTTGCTTTTGCAGTTGA
Encoded proteins:
- the yihA gene encoding ribosome biogenesis GTP-binding protein YihA/YsxC produces the protein MQHPLFQQATYLKSAPNLGSCPEDVGYEVAFAGRSNAGKSSALNVITSQKSLARTSKTPGRTQLINFFTCDEERSLVDLPGYGFAKVNINVKKAWEAGLAEYIEKRTALKGLILLMDCRLPPTDIDIVMLDWTKALDLPVHVLLTKADKLSKNQAQASLFKLQAMLKEQYPHATAQLFSSLKRQGLDQAWAKLEGWMNYERPVKVKAD
- the ccsB gene encoding c-type cytochrome biogenesis protein CcsB gives rise to the protein MSSTNPTLDAQGVSKKPLPISIKDGLWILLVAIATFVAWIDYRQYMDIYEVGILIGTGIGLIALGRMWTSIQPLMYWVAGLTLLALWTYSSHNNQITANETAFFLKFLVSSQSAIMWMNALFVLATATYFLALYQGSEYTGKVATTLTWAASVFGLVGMLVRWRESYLINFDYGHIPVSSLYEVFVLFVVITALLYLYYEQKMNTRAMGGFVLLVISAAVAFILWYTFDKGAHVIQPLVPALKSYWMKIHVPANFVGYGTFSIAAMVGVAYLITDKVKRTNPNSAFLTKMPTLEKMDDLMYKSIALGFAFFTIATVLGAMWAAEAWGGYWSWDPKETWALIVWLNYAAWLHIRMSKGWRGTPMAWWAFVGLLITTFAFLGVNMFLSGLHSYGTL
- a CDS encoding cytochrome c biogenesis protein ResB, whose protein sequence is MATNQNTPTSQMPETPAKAPKSNSPFVQFLGSMNLAVTLLMMLAIASIIGTILKQNENFQDYIIKFGPFWTQVFDSLGLFHVYGAAWFVLVLLFLLVSTATCVTRNTPTFWQDIKKFGETLSINAYKHQPHHTSLPGESFDAQGVKSLLESQGYKTKIHTREDGITVAGMKGRWNRLGYFFTHISIIIICLGGLLDSNLLLKYRELTGDLAPETRVVGLDKIPQQSWLGPENFSFRGSVNIPEGRKSDVLFLPYERGFLVQKLPFEITVKDFRIEHYDTGMPKSFESDIILKAPDLEAPIETTIAVNHPLYYKNYAIYQSSFGDGGSLLNLQVHPLMSPTENPLTLDTAVDRIEPLNTPVGKFKLELNDFKMFNIVPTTEEEQAETGKKVHNNGPTIIFKVRDEKGKAWEYENYMSPNLQDGRWFFMTGMRNTPAEPFRYLFIPADVKKTKARFFKFLALMNNSNEMVSVFKQALPQEAGVDDKTYELQLRLMQQLTTLFRQRGFNGINDFIEKTVPKEEQQKVSEFYFAQASMALQTLYVDILAKEYNKTEETVEVNEFDQKWFEDAITAISGLPNYGPPMYVEMKSFKQIQSTGLQITKSPGKDVVYFGSTLLIIGVFFLFYVRQKRVWIAFSSITKEVTLAAKDTKDLPETAVEFQNLVELYQTQFSPKTNHSGSAS
- a CDS encoding diguanylate cyclase → MFTKQLTILIVDDDPINLSLVAEALQYQYNIRVANGGNAALKLLEKQTIDLILLDIYMPEMDGFEVAKVLKNNQAWSKIPLIFLTSDHSQATIFKALSMGAVDFINKPFQNEELNLRVSNHLKTYQLQKQLQFELEKNAHLLEIIDEYAAYIKIDAQSKTLLHASSTFNLLCDNTDPDFSNNPIEILLLANGFSREQIALFWQSIEHQEFKHEVSLFTQGRLHDFELNFVPDFSANKELLAYLVFFENIDDRNSLIKSAETDELTGLYNRKKLNQLLEKIFKNRQQSNSENPEISLIFGDIDHFKRVNDDYGHLTGDSVLKEFAQLLDQNISKSDFLARWGGEEFLIVCPETDAEGAFQLAEKIRKRIEHHTFETVGHRTASFGVAQLQAAQSLEDWLEQADVALYQAKTSGRNRVVLFKA